The DNA region GGCTTGGTCGGAGGGCGGCTGGTGCAACTGGGCATGGTCGTGCCCGATCACAGCATTGAGGGTCAGACTCGCGATGTGATCACCGCGACGCGCCCGCCGATCCTCGATCGGAATGGTCTTGAAATGGCCGTCGATATCCGCGTGCCCTCCCTCTTTGCCGAGCCGCGCCGCATTATCGATGTGGAGGAGGCCGTCCGGGACCTCAGAACCGTACTGCCTGATCTCAAGGAAGATTGGCTTCGTGACCGGCTAACCGGCGACAAAGGGTTCGTCTGGGTTCAACGCGAACTCACCCCGGCGATCCAGGAGCGCGTGATGCGGCTGGGCATCCCCGGCGTTGACTTCATCACGGAGTCCAAGCGCTTCTACCCGGCGATGAGCGAAGCGAGCCACATCCTGGGGTCAACCAATATCGACAACCAAGGTATCGCCGGTATTGAGCGTCACATGGACAGCGAAAACGTTGCGCTGCTCCAGGATCTCGGCCTCGCCCGCGGCAATGCGCTGGCGCCGGTGGAATTGTCCGTGGACATGCGCGTCCAACACGTCATGCACGAGCAGCTCAGCGATGCCATGACCCGCTATCAGGCGATTGCCGCTGCCGGTGTGATGATGGATGTCCATACCGGCGAGATCGTCGCGATGGCCTCATTGCCCGACTTCAACCCCAACGAGCCTGCGACGGCGCTGGTCAAGGACACCTTCAATCGTGTTACCTCGGGCATTTTCGAGCCCGGCTCTACCTTCAAGACAGTGACAGTTGCCGGGGCTCTGGACAGCGGCGCCGTATCGTTGACCGACCAGTTCGATGCCCGTTTCGGTATTCGCTTTGGGCGCTTCACCATTGGCGACTTCCACGGCAAGCACCGCATTCTCAGCCTGCCGGAGGTCTTCAAATATTCCTCCAACATCGGCACCATCCGCATCATGCAGGCGATGGGCAAGGATAATTTCCGCGAGTTTTTAACGCGCATGGGCTTTGATGAGCGGGTGCCGTTCGAACTTCCTGAGATGCGCCTTCCCGCCGTCCCCGAGACGCTTTCGGAGGTTG from Devosia sp. RR2S18 includes:
- a CDS encoding peptidoglycan D,D-transpeptidase FtsI family protein, yielding MALLTEPLGGTIALEGARKVRGNLTQARIRWMILAMVLGFGLVGGRLVQLGMVVPDHSIEGQTRDVITATRPPILDRNGLEMAVDIRVPSLFAEPRRIIDVEEAVRDLRTVLPDLKEDWLRDRLTGDKGFVWVQRELTPAIQERVMRLGIPGVDFITESKRFYPAMSEASHILGSTNIDNQGIAGIERHMDSENVALLQDLGLARGNALAPVELSVDMRVQHVMHEQLSDAMTRYQAIAAAGVMMDVHTGEIVAMASLPDFNPNEPATALVKDTFNRVTSGIFEPGSTFKTVTVAGALDSGAVSLTDQFDARFGIRFGRFTIGDFHGKHRILSLPEVFKYSSNIGTIRIMQAMGKDNFREFLTRMGFDERVPFELPEMRLPAVPETLSEVGAATVSFGHGLSVSPLHLVTAYAAFSNGGNYVPPTLYKRDATEAQQLYRRVVSPQTSEAIRYLMRLNALEGSGSQMNKAAAGYRAGGKTGTAEKVVDGRYSSNKVTNFFASAFPLDNPRYAMVIMVDEPKAENPQSGTTAGWNAGAITGRIVQRVAPMLGIAPDFSEAIDLNLVPPALR